Proteins encoded together in one Thermococcus gammatolerans EJ3 window:
- the rpl4p gene encoding 50S ribosomal protein L4: MKVKVFNLEGEPVEEIELPKVFSTPFRPDLIRRAVIASWTHRIQPQGRDPLAGKRRVTENIGKGHGMARVERIKTPPRFAAFVPFARGGRRTHPPKVEKIIWEDINKKERRLAIMSAIAATANPDLVRARGHVVDNVPAFPLVVVDDLQKVFKTAQTREIFKKLGIWDDIERAKRNTKIRAGKGKMRGRRYKKAKGPLIVVAKNEGIVQGARNHPGVDVVTVDNLGVELLAPGTHPGRLTIWTKGAIERLKEIYG, translated from the coding sequence ATGAAGGTTAAGGTCTTCAACCTCGAAGGCGAGCCCGTTGAGGAGATAGAGCTCCCGAAGGTGTTCAGCACTCCCTTCAGGCCCGACCTCATCAGGAGAGCTGTCATTGCTTCCTGGACCCACAGGATACAGCCCCAGGGAAGGGACCCGCTCGCTGGAAAGAGACGCGTTACCGAAAACATCGGTAAGGGTCACGGCATGGCGAGGGTCGAGAGGATAAAGACCCCGCCGAGGTTTGCCGCCTTCGTCCCGTTCGCGAGGGGTGGAAGGAGAACCCACCCGCCGAAGGTCGAGAAGATAATCTGGGAAGACATCAACAAGAAGGAGCGCAGATTGGCTATAATGAGCGCCATCGCTGCCACCGCCAACCCAGACCTCGTCAGGGCGAGGGGTCACGTGGTTGACAACGTTCCGGCCTTTCCGTTAGTGGTTGTTGACGACCTCCAGAAGGTCTTCAAGACCGCCCAGACCAGGGAGATATTCAAGAAGCTTGGAATATGGGACGACATTGAGAGGGCCAAGAGGAACACCAAGATAAGGGCAGGCAAGGGGAAGATGCGTGGGAGGCGCTACAAGAAGGCCAAGGGCCCGCTCATCGTCGTTGCCAAGAACGAGGGAATAGTCCAGGGGGCGAGAAACCACCCAGGAGTGGACGTCGTTACCGTTGACAACCTCGGCGTTGAACTCCTAGCGCCCGGAACCCACCCCGGAAGGCTCACGATCTGGACGAAGGGAGCTATAGAGAGGCTTAAGGAGATCTACGGGTGA
- a CDS encoding 50S ribosomal protein L23, with protein sequence MDPYKVIIRPLVTEKAVSLIEKENKLTFIVDRKATKQDIKRAVEEMFNVKVEKVNTLITMKGEKKAYVKLRPEYNASEIAARLGLF encoded by the coding sequence ATGGACCCCTATAAGGTTATCATAAGGCCGCTCGTTACCGAAAAGGCCGTTTCGCTCATCGAGAAGGAGAACAAGCTCACCTTCATAGTGGACAGGAAAGCCACCAAGCAGGACATCAAGAGGGCCGTGGAAGAGATGTTCAACGTCAAGGTCGAGAAGGTCAACACCCTCATAACTATGAAGGGGGAGAAGAAGGCCTACGTCAAGCTCAGGCCAGAATATAACGCGAGCGAAATAGCCGCAAGGTTGGGATTGTTCTGA
- a CDS encoding 50S ribosomal protein L2 has protein sequence MGKSLIQQRRGKGTTTFRAPSHRYRGAVKYVPLNIVKEKTLRGVVEEILHDPGRTAPVARVKFEDGTKKLILAPEGVLVGQEIYIGPEAPIAIGNTLPLAKIPEGTYVYNIEGVPGDGGKYVRAGGTYALVVSRERDKVIVQLPSGELKQFKPECRATIGVVAGGGRLEKPIVKAGKAYYIAKARNRFWPKPRGVKMNAVNHPHGGKEHHIGRPSTVSRRAPPGRKVGHIAARRTGRRK, from the coding sequence ATGGGAAAGAGTCTCATACAGCAGAGGAGGGGTAAGGGAACCACGACCTTCCGAGCTCCTTCCCACAGGTACAGGGGCGCCGTTAAGTACGTTCCTCTCAACATCGTGAAGGAGAAGACCCTCAGGGGAGTCGTTGAGGAGATACTTCACGACCCGGGAAGGACCGCCCCCGTCGCCCGCGTTAAGTTCGAGGACGGAACTAAGAAGCTCATCCTCGCTCCGGAGGGAGTCCTCGTCGGTCAGGAGATCTACATTGGGCCCGAGGCTCCTATAGCGATTGGCAACACCCTTCCGCTGGCAAAGATACCGGAGGGAACCTACGTCTACAACATCGAAGGCGTTCCGGGCGACGGTGGAAAGTACGTCCGCGCTGGAGGAACTTACGCCCTCGTCGTCAGCAGGGAGAGGGACAAGGTCATCGTCCAGCTTCCAAGCGGTGAACTCAAGCAGTTCAAGCCCGAGTGCAGGGCTACCATCGGTGTCGTCGCTGGCGGTGGAAGGCTTGAGAAGCCCATAGTCAAGGCGGGTAAGGCCTATTACATCGCCAAAGCTCGCAACAGGTTCTGGCCGAAGCCGAGGGGTGTCAAGATGAACGCGGTCAACCACCCGCACGGTGGTAAGGAGCACCACATCGGCAGGCCTTCGACCGTTTCGAGGCGCGCTCCGCCCGGAAGGAAGGTTGGCCACATAGCCGCGAGAAGAACTGGTAGGAGGAAGTGA
- a CDS encoding 50S ribosomal protein L3 has translation MGKVHRPRRGSLAFSPRKRARSVVPRIKKWPKDSEVRMLGFAGYKAGMTHILMIDDSPGLTKGKEIFVPVTIVEVPPLFVYGIRAYKQGYLGLETATEVWFHELNDNVKRRIKTLPKNYGEEDFKAKLGQLEDLVNDGEIVDVRLLVHTQPWLIKLKKKPEVMEYAIGGDDVKAKFEYAKERIGKEIRASEVLHEGELLDVIAVTKGKGTQGPVKRWGVKVQFHKAQRAGKGRHIGNLGPWHPARVMWTVPQAGQMGFHHRTEFNKRLIAIGENGKLVLNGNEIDITPKGGFPHYGIIRSDFLMIEGSVPGSFKRIIRVRPAIKPPKKKPPVERPQITYVSRESKQ, from the coding sequence ATGGGAAAGGTTCACAGACCAAGGAGAGGTTCACTCGCCTTCAGCCCGAGAAAAAGGGCTAGGAGTGTAGTCCCGAGAATCAAAAAGTGGCCAAAGGACAGTGAAGTCAGGATGCTGGGCTTTGCTGGTTACAAGGCCGGGATGACCCACATCCTTATGATAGACGACAGCCCCGGGCTCACCAAGGGCAAGGAGATATTCGTGCCCGTGACCATAGTGGAGGTTCCACCTCTCTTCGTTTACGGAATAAGGGCCTACAAACAGGGCTACCTCGGCCTTGAGACCGCCACCGAGGTCTGGTTCCACGAGCTCAACGACAACGTCAAGAGGCGCATAAAGACCCTGCCGAAGAACTACGGCGAAGAGGACTTCAAGGCCAAGCTCGGTCAGCTTGAGGACCTCGTCAACGACGGCGAGATCGTCGACGTCAGGCTTCTCGTCCACACCCAGCCCTGGCTCATCAAGCTCAAGAAGAAGCCCGAAGTCATGGAGTACGCCATCGGTGGCGACGACGTTAAGGCCAAGTTCGAGTACGCCAAGGAGAGGATAGGCAAGGAGATTAGAGCGAGCGAAGTTCTTCACGAGGGTGAGCTCCTCGACGTCATAGCGGTCACCAAGGGTAAAGGAACACAGGGCCCGGTCAAGCGCTGGGGTGTTAAGGTCCAGTTCCACAAGGCCCAGCGCGCTGGCAAGGGCAGGCACATCGGTAACCTAGGTCCCTGGCATCCCGCAAGGGTCATGTGGACCGTTCCGCAGGCCGGTCAGATGGGCTTCCACCACAGGACCGAGTTCAACAAGAGACTCATCGCCATAGGCGAGAATGGAAAGCTCGTGCTCAATGGTAACGAGATTGACATAACCCCGAAGGGTGGCTTCCCGCACTACGGAATCATTAGGAGCGACTTCCTCATGATTGAGGGCAGCGTTCCGGGTTCGTTCAAGAGGATAATCCGCGTTAGGCCCGCCATAAAGCCGCCCAAGAAGAAGCCGCCCGTTGAGAGGCCCCAGATAACCTACGTCAGTAGGGAGTCCAAGCAGTGA
- a CDS encoding 30S ribosomal protein S19 → MARKKEFRYRGYTLDELLNMSLEEFAKLLPARQRRSLKRGLSPEQKKLLRKIRLAKKGKYNKPIRTHSRDMIVLPEMVGITIHVHNGKEFVPIEIKPEMIGHYLGEFALTRKIVQHGSPGVGATRSSMFVAVK, encoded by the coding sequence ATGGCGAGAAAGAAGGAGTTTAGGTACAGGGGTTATACTCTCGATGAACTGCTCAATATGTCCCTCGAGGAGTTTGCCAAGCTCCTCCCGGCTAGGCAGAGGAGGAGCCTCAAGCGCGGCCTTTCCCCGGAGCAGAAGAAGCTCCTCAGGAAGATTCGCTTGGCTAAGAAGGGCAAGTACAACAAGCCAATAAGGACTCACAGCAGGGACATGATAGTCCTCCCTGAGATGGTCGGTATTACTATTCATGTCCACAACGGAAAGGAGTTCGTTCCAATAGAGATAAAGCCCGAGATGATCGGCCACTACCTCGGTGAGTTCGCCCTCACGAGGAAGATCGTCCAGCACGGCTCACCTGGTGTCGGTGCGACAAGGTCTTCGATGTTCGTGGCCGTCAAGTGA
- a CDS encoding RNA ligase produces MVSSIFRNLLLKLGLPEGRLEVLEGKGGLMEDEFEGIGYVRFRDSARGFRRGTVVFEDGTVVAGFPHIKRVVQLENGIRRIFRRRPFYVEEKVDGYNVRVVTVKGRILALTRGGFVCPFTTERILDFINEEFFRDYPNLVLVGEMAGPESPYLVEGPPYVEEDIQFFLFDIQEKGTGRSIPAEERYKLAEEYGIPQVEVFGLYDRSMIEELYDLIERLSREGREGIVMKTPDMRKIAKYVTPYANINDIKIGSRIFFDLPHGYFMQRIKRLAFYLAEKRVRGEEFDEYARALGKALLRPFVESIHEVASGGEVEETFKVRVKNVSTAHKMVTHFERLGVKIHIEDIEDIGNGYWRITFKRVYPDATREIRELWNGLAFVD; encoded by the coding sequence ATGGTCAGTTCGATCTTTCGAAACCTCCTCCTGAAGCTTGGCCTCCCGGAGGGGAGACTCGAAGTTCTCGAGGGAAAAGGCGGCCTTATGGAAGACGAGTTTGAGGGGATTGGATACGTTCGCTTCCGCGACTCCGCGAGGGGGTTTAGGAGGGGAACCGTTGTATTCGAAGACGGTACAGTTGTCGCCGGATTTCCTCACATAAAGAGAGTTGTTCAGCTTGAGAACGGGATTAGGCGGATCTTCAGGAGAAGGCCCTTCTATGTGGAGGAGAAGGTTGACGGCTACAACGTCCGCGTCGTCACAGTTAAGGGCAGGATTTTAGCGCTCACCCGGGGCGGTTTTGTGTGCCCCTTCACAACCGAGCGAATACTCGATTTCATCAACGAGGAGTTCTTCAGGGATTACCCCAACCTGGTCCTCGTTGGGGAGATGGCCGGGCCGGAGAGCCCTTACCTCGTTGAGGGGCCGCCCTACGTTGAGGAGGACATCCAGTTCTTCCTCTTCGACATCCAGGAAAAAGGAACTGGGAGGAGCATTCCTGCTGAAGAAAGGTATAAACTCGCCGAGGAGTACGGTATTCCACAGGTAGAGGTCTTCGGCCTCTACGACCGTTCAATGATTGAGGAGCTCTACGACCTTATCGAAAGGCTCAGCAGGGAGGGACGGGAGGGCATCGTGATGAAGACACCCGATATGAGGAAAATAGCGAAGTACGTGACGCCCTATGCCAACATTAACGATATCAAAATAGGGTCCCGCATCTTCTTTGACTTGCCACACGGGTACTTCATGCAGAGGATCAAGAGGCTGGCATTCTATCTGGCGGAGAAGCGCGTCAGGGGTGAAGAGTTCGACGAGTACGCGAGGGCCCTCGGCAAGGCCCTCCTCCGGCCGTTTGTCGAGAGCATCCATGAAGTTGCGAGCGGTGGGGAAGTGGAGGAGACCTTCAAGGTCAGGGTGAAAAATGTGAGCACCGCCCACAAAATGGTGACCCACTTCGAGAGACTCGGCGTGAAAATCCACATCGAGGACATAGAGGACATCGGAAACGGTTACTGGAGGATAACTTTCAAGCGCGTTTATCCCGATGCGACGCGTGAGATCAGAGAACTGTGGAACGGTTTGGCATTTGTGGACTGA
- the rplV gene encoding 50S ribosomal protein L22 — MSRGRFSYSFQNFDPERMARASGRDLRISPKHSVELLREIRGMMLNDALKYLDDVIAKKRPVPMRRFNDSQGHKPGKGFGPGRYPVKVAKAVKKILLNARNNAEQKGLDVDRLKIIHAAAHRGPVLRGYIPRAFGRATPFNEQTTHIEIVVEEIRR; from the coding sequence ATGAGCAGGGGCAGGTTTTCCTACTCATTCCAAAATTTTGACCCCGAGAGAATGGCTCGCGCGAGCGGAAGGGACCTCAGGATTTCACCCAAGCACAGCGTCGAGCTCCTCAGGGAAATAAGGGGCATGATGCTCAACGACGCCCTCAAGTACCTCGACGATGTCATCGCCAAGAAGAGACCGGTTCCGATGAGGCGCTTCAACGACAGCCAGGGCCACAAGCCGGGTAAGGGCTTCGGTCCGGGCCGCTACCCCGTCAAGGTCGCCAAGGCCGTCAAGAAAATACTCCTCAACGCCAGGAACAACGCCGAGCAGAAGGGTCTTGACGTCGACAGACTCAAAATAATCCACGCCGCTGCCCACAGGGGGCCCGTCCTCAGGGGCTACATCCCGAGGGCCTTCGGAAGGGCCACCCCGTTCAACGAGCAGACCACCCACATTGAGATAGTCGTCGAGGAGATTAGGAGGTGA
- the rpsC gene encoding 30S ribosomal protein S3, whose amino-acid sequence MAIERYFIKEGVKEMLIDEYLEKELRRAGYGGIDIKKTPLGTKVIIFAASPGYVIGRGGRRIRELTRILERQFGLENPQIEVEEIKNPYLNAKVQAVRLAQALERGIHFRRAAYSAIRAIMRNGARGVEIRLSGKLTGERAKSVRFYQGYLAKVGNPAETLVSKGYAQALLKLGVIGVKVAIMPPDARLPDEIEVKEIVEEEVSGNEAQ is encoded by the coding sequence TTGGCCATCGAGAGGTACTTCATCAAGGAAGGCGTTAAAGAGATGCTCATCGACGAATACCTTGAGAAGGAGCTTCGCAGGGCGGGCTACGGTGGAATAGACATCAAGAAGACTCCCCTTGGAACCAAGGTCATAATTTTCGCCGCCAGCCCTGGCTACGTCATAGGCAGGGGCGGAAGAAGGATAAGGGAGCTCACCAGAATCCTTGAGAGGCAGTTCGGCCTTGAGAACCCGCAGATTGAGGTCGAGGAAATCAAGAACCCCTACCTCAACGCCAAGGTTCAGGCGGTAAGGCTCGCCCAGGCCCTTGAGAGAGGCATACACTTCAGGAGGGCCGCTTACTCCGCAATCAGGGCCATCATGAGGAACGGAGCGAGGGGCGTTGAGATTAGGCTCAGCGGAAAGCTCACCGGTGAAAGAGCTAAAAGCGTCAGGTTTTATCAGGGCTACCTCGCCAAGGTCGGAAACCCGGCCGAGACCCTTGTCAGCAAAGGCTATGCTCAGGCGTTGCTCAAGCTCGGCGTCATCGGCGTTAAGGTTGCCATCATGCCGCCCGACGCGAGGTTGCCCGATGAGATTGAGGTCAAGGAGATAGTCGAGGAAGAGGTGAGCGGCAATGAAGCCCAGTGA
- a CDS encoding putative RNA uridine N3 methyltransferase: MAWHVFIPDSLLEETDDPKIRTYKVGQVARACAIFGVEHIWIYRAGGRDGKFIKTVLEYMETPQYLRKRLFPLMPELRYVGVVPPLRTPHHKLKGKPKVGEIREGYAFRKGRKIYADIGLDELAIVEGNIEGRATFRVVSTRPLKVVPAKPVEYWGYRVHLSGKPLAKTLKKAHLDLAIATSRKGRDVRKVNLPPLEGEVGIAFGSPRKGVMELLGGEYEFDFVLNTIPNQKTKTVRTEEALLATLAIFNLIRRD; encoded by the coding sequence ATGGCCTGGCACGTCTTCATTCCCGATTCCCTCCTTGAGGAAACCGACGACCCGAAAATCAGAACGTACAAGGTTGGGCAGGTTGCGAGGGCCTGCGCAATCTTCGGCGTCGAGCACATCTGGATTTACAGGGCAGGCGGGAGGGACGGGAAGTTCATAAAAACGGTCCTTGAGTACATGGAAACACCGCAGTACCTAAGGAAGAGGCTGTTTCCCCTGATGCCAGAGCTCCGCTATGTGGGCGTCGTCCCCCCGCTCAGGACGCCACATCACAAGCTCAAGGGAAAACCAAAGGTTGGGGAAATCCGCGAGGGCTACGCCTTCCGGAAGGGAAGGAAAATCTACGCGGACATCGGGCTCGACGAGCTGGCAATCGTTGAGGGGAACATTGAGGGCAGGGCAACGTTCAGAGTCGTCTCAACGAGGCCCCTCAAGGTCGTTCCGGCGAAGCCGGTTGAGTACTGGGGCTACAGGGTTCACCTGAGCGGGAAACCCCTGGCGAAAACACTTAAAAAGGCTCACCTGGATTTGGCAATCGCGACCTCGCGGAAGGGTCGCGACGTGAGAAAGGTCAACCTTCCCCCGCTCGAAGGGGAAGTTGGTATCGCCTTTGGCTCGCCGAGGAAGGGCGTTATGGAGCTCCTCGGCGGTGAGTACGAGTTTGACTTCGTGCTCAACACGATTCCAAATCAGAAAACTAAAACCGTCCGCACCGAGGAGGCGCTCCTCGCCACGCTGGCGATATTCAATCTCATAAGGAGGGATTGA
- a CDS encoding NB-ARC domain-containing protein, with the protein MDTVKMLRLISNETNLQILSILKSGSFNPRELARILQKDETDVSRRLRLLERLGLVEGRWIRIRGRNVRVYSLKVSELRISFEPGGVVLQTADRVRYEVPLLEGRLPRIGLFVGRRSEISKLASAGESIIVIYGIAGIGKTSLAAKVFGDAFWYQLSEVDSFDYLAWQLGLFLNTRGYHLLLDYLRSGNREERAIFELVLEGVEETRAKIVFDDFHKCRDDVIMRLVSFLSSRLRSGKLVLLSRERPNLGLWDGVLYLHLKGLEPGDAYELLRSKGVEMEPEEFARLYGVTRGHPLALNLFAEARKGTPGDVTNFFDMIFAEAYDSLTDDEREMLSLMALFNEPLEYEAIKRLYGKKNAFSVLYSLLRKGLVERSGESYFLHDLIRGLAMKGIHGDEGGYYLKYAEYLLSKNSPDDFIKAFRYTIRSGRLERLKDLTEMRIRRFRHLIVDFPIAYLRVLSEAEGNPYVDSEIAEVHFQRGFFDRAEELWLKVLDRLGGIHLANVLSYLSDLYIEKNEFEKANEYLRRTEAIAESLNDPLVWLWYHMERTKYEYYTGDLDEALRSAMREMEVSKLLPPDPEREVKVLFHVGDVYCEMEEYQKGVEHYLQALELALANGLTFGANMARFELSKAYYNLSAYGKAAELAGEASEYFIRIKNYRRAVDSLSYMTVSLIGLGELEEAEQTAEKMIALAQSTNYPLAWAGYIFLGAVKELMGVDGGEYFRRGREHLRKYEWLYDAVLHELGRVFDVEVIHKDY; encoded by the coding sequence ATGGACACAGTGAAGATGTTGAGGCTCATATCCAACGAAACAAACCTTCAGATACTCTCTATACTCAAGTCAGGTTCATTTAACCCGCGCGAGCTCGCCCGTATCCTTCAGAAGGACGAGACCGACGTGTCGAGGCGACTTAGACTGCTGGAGCGTCTCGGGCTGGTGGAAGGAAGGTGGATCAGGATAAGGGGACGGAACGTCAGGGTTTACTCTCTCAAAGTTAGCGAGCTCAGGATAAGTTTTGAACCCGGGGGTGTAGTGCTCCAGACGGCAGATCGCGTTCGCTACGAAGTCCCCCTGCTTGAGGGCAGGCTTCCCCGGATTGGCCTCTTCGTTGGCAGGCGATCGGAGATCTCCAAGCTTGCCTCCGCGGGGGAGAGCATCATCGTGATATATGGAATAGCAGGTATAGGAAAGACAAGTCTGGCGGCTAAGGTCTTTGGGGACGCTTTCTGGTATCAGCTGAGTGAGGTAGACAGCTTCGATTACTTGGCCTGGCAGCTCGGGCTGTTCCTCAACACGAGGGGTTATCATCTCCTCCTTGATTACCTTAGGAGCGGCAACAGGGAAGAGCGGGCGATCTTCGAGCTCGTCCTAGAAGGGGTTGAGGAGACAAGGGCAAAAATCGTCTTCGATGACTTCCACAAGTGCCGCGATGACGTGATTATGAGGCTCGTCTCGTTCCTCTCCTCAAGGTTAAGAAGCGGAAAGCTCGTGCTCCTCTCGCGAGAGAGGCCGAACCTCGGTCTCTGGGATGGCGTTCTTTATTTACACCTCAAGGGCCTTGAACCAGGGGATGCTTACGAGCTGTTGAGGAGCAAGGGCGTTGAAATGGAGCCCGAGGAGTTTGCAAGACTCTACGGCGTAACCAGAGGACACCCCCTTGCCCTCAACCTGTTCGCTGAGGCCAGAAAGGGAACTCCCGGGGACGTAACGAATTTCTTCGATATGATTTTCGCAGAGGCTTACGATTCGTTAACCGACGACGAAAGGGAAATGCTCTCGCTCATGGCTCTTTTTAATGAACCCCTTGAATATGAGGCCATCAAGAGGCTTTACGGAAAGAAAAACGCCTTTTCTGTCCTTTACTCTCTCCTGCGGAAGGGGCTGGTGGAGAGGAGCGGTGAGAGTTACTTCCTCCACGACCTGATACGCGGCCTCGCAATGAAGGGCATTCACGGGGATGAGGGTGGGTACTACCTCAAGTACGCGGAGTACCTACTTTCCAAAAACTCCCCGGACGACTTCATAAAAGCCTTCAGGTACACGATCCGGTCCGGAAGGCTTGAGCGGCTTAAGGATCTGACCGAGATGAGGATACGAAGGTTCAGACACCTCATAGTTGACTTCCCGATAGCTTACCTGAGGGTTCTGAGCGAGGCTGAGGGCAACCCTTACGTTGATTCCGAGATCGCCGAGGTGCATTTCCAGAGGGGCTTCTTTGATAGGGCGGAGGAGTTGTGGCTGAAGGTTCTCGATAGGTTGGGAGGAATTCATCTCGCCAACGTGCTGAGCTATCTCAGCGACCTCTACATCGAGAAGAATGAGTTCGAAAAGGCCAATGAGTACCTCAGACGAACCGAGGCCATAGCGGAAAGCCTGAACGATCCGCTCGTCTGGCTCTGGTACCACATGGAGAGGACGAAGTACGAGTACTACACCGGTGATCTGGACGAGGCCCTGAGGAGTGCCATGCGGGAGATGGAGGTCTCGAAGCTTTTGCCCCCCGATCCAGAGCGGGAAGTTAAAGTTCTCTTCCACGTTGGGGACGTGTACTGTGAGATGGAAGAGTATCAGAAAGGGGTTGAGCATTACCTGCAGGCCCTTGAGCTCGCCCTCGCCAACGGTCTGACATTTGGCGCTAACATGGCCCGCTTTGAGCTGTCCAAGGCGTACTACAACCTGAGCGCTTATGGAAAAGCCGCTGAGCTGGCCGGTGAAGCTTCTGAGTACTTCATCAGAATTAAGAACTACCGTAGGGCCGTTGATTCCCTCTCCTACATGACGGTTTCCCTGATAGGGCTCGGCGAGCTTGAAGAGGCAGAGCAAACGGCTGAGAAAATGATAGCACTGGCTCAGAGCACGAACTATCCCCTCGCGTGGGCTGGGTACATTTTCCTCGGTGCGGTGAAGGAACTGATGGGCGTTGATGGAGGGGAGTACTTCCGCAGGGGAAGGGAGCATCTGAGGAAGTATGAATGGCTGTACGATGCAGTCTTACATGAGCTGGGCAGGGTCTTTGACGTGGAAGTTATTCATAAGGATTATTAA